ggaaccagagaggggggggtgagatttgggggaggggggaaggCAGGTGATTAACAGCAGCAGGGATTGCTGCCGTGGACAACGTGGCCTGTTTTGCACAGCTCCAGGGGCACCAATACGAACCCTTCCACACAGCTGCTGCAGGCACCGGCTAGCTGGATCATCCCCTGAAAGCCTGAATGAGTGCAATCATTTCTATTGTCATTAACCCCTagttagggctgaacgatttgggCAAGAACaaaaatctaattgcgattttctgccagatattgcggTTATGAttcgattttctttttttctttttttttttggagcattacaacatgagacaccatcaaaactgctctGTATTCTTATGCAAGGATGACAACATGGGTATGAATTGGCAGCAATACGTGGTTTCCTTCTAATAAGCATGGGACATTGAACAGTCAAATCACAAAAGTACTTTCCTGTTAACAGACATTTCTACATATGACTCAGTTTAAGCAACatctacatattgcaccttctacgatcatgttaaataaagtaatgaaaatgaaaaatccactgaaaataggacatttctgtaaacaatctgtgatatgtaaAATGAAAAAGACAGTAAATATAGTAACAAAAAGAggattaaaaaatgttaaaccaaatgttacaccaaacgTTCAACTAGATATTGCAGATTTGATTAACCGTGGTCTTCACTATTAGCTAATTGCTCTCTTTTAAATCTCGATTTGAAAATGATTAATCGGGCgactgggtagctcacctggtagagtgcacCCCCATAtaaagaggctcagtcctcaacACAGTGGCCACAGGTTCaactccaacctgtggccctttactgcatgtcatgccctctctctccccttccaaGTATAAGATGTCCTGTGAGAaataaatgcccaaaaaattatctttataaaaaaatagcGATTAATCACTCAGCCCTACCCCTAGTCTCCACGGCTCTGCACTATGAACCTACAATATCGCTCCtcaatccccccaaaaaaaacggTTCAGCCAGAAGGATATGTTGACACAGACGTTTAGAAAGTTCTGTGACATGAAAAAGCAGCTGTTATATTGAGGGTATGATATCATTTTATGTTCCATTCCTAAATGTTCCTAATCTTTCTCAGCTAATCATTTGCAATCTGAGTACACTGTCATTTTTTAATCATTCAGTATGAAGGAACCgtattaaataaaagcataataCAATGAGACCTATTTTACATTCAGGATTTCTAATTAACGGTTTCTTTTTATACACATTTTTGCTATCTCTCTGATCATTTGGATAACAACTTTCATCATTATCTTTTGATGTTTACTAAATACCAAAAACAGGCATCATCTAGATTTATGCTGCATATTGGGCTCCCAATAACATTTGCATTTACTAGTCAATTAACTTGATTAAATTCATATTACAAGTCTGATTTAACTTTGGTTGCAAGAGACAGTTATTGCTTGGTGAATTAAATAGCAGAACGGTAAAAAGACGCAACATAGAAAAgaagggaaggggggggggttccATTATGATATGAAGTTTAAACAACACAGGACAACTAAAATGACACATTACAAGCAATACAACCCAAGTAAGACATATCCGTCTGAAGAAAAGGGTCTTTCCTTTTGGACAGATAAGTCTGTCgtttgcatttttttcatgatttatttcatatttcttCATTTACATTTTCGTCTATGATCATCAGTGATTGCCTCCTGTCCTCTGCGGACTTCAAAACAAGCCCTACTGAAAACATGTGATGTTTTCACCTCATTCCTCCCCAATATCACCCCTGTATCTGTGTTCCCTCAAGCAACCACTATCTTGTGAACTCAGTGCAATTAGTAGCCTTAACATACCCAGAGACACTCATTTGATTTTAACCTCCTCTGTCCAATTAACAAAATGTAGGTTGGAAAATAAATGGCAGACGCCTAAGCAAATTAATTATGTGTCCACCAAGCTGTTAGCCCATGTGCACAGAGCAGGGGCTGGCACTAAGAGCTGGGCCAGCACTGCCATATGGCCTGTGTGGGAGCGGACATCGATTGGGGGTGCAGTGGTACACCCCTTAAATTCTCACAGATATTTATGTCTCGGTCACAATAGAGCATGTTGTGTAATGCTGCAGAATTAGTCTAATATAAATGTGTTGATTGTTTATGATGATTAGTACTTGATTTTGATCCATCTGCAATCCCTTAGGCCATTTTGACTTTCTATTGTAAATTAAATTCTACTGTGGCATGGTTTTAATAGCAAACAATTGTCTCTTAATGCTGCTCTAAACAACAGTTTAGGTTTCCTGGACAAAGAGAACTACCACTCTAGGGGGACACCCCtaatgttacacacacacatatgaatgttaaaaaactAACTGAAATACTTTCCTCCGATATAATGGTTGTAGTCAGCCCCTAGTGGACTTCTTTAACCTTAAgatttttgagtgttatttatttattatctgctctagcttttccaacgttttagacacagatatggtgataataatgtttaaaaatgatGTCAAACTGATTTGACTAGGGagctagggaaaacactgatatatatatatatatatatatatatatatacacacagtgtgtgtgtgtgtgtgtgtgtgtgtgtgtgtgtgtgtgtgtgtgtgtgtgtgtgtgtgtgtgtgtgtgtgtgtgtgtgtgcttgtaacATTAGGGGCGTGAGACATTTTCAACAAAAAGCCTTCATCACAAACTAGAGTTGTAGAGTTTGGAAAGAAGTGGGCAATGTGAGGGGTCTAATGAAAGACGCTTGATATGTAGGATCCAGCAATTTTCTTGTGAGTCCCTCAACAGGAAATAGTAAATTCAATAAATGATTACGATCAAACAAAGTTAATGTAACAATGCCGTGATCATCCTCTGCACTGTCTACATCAGACACTCAGAACTGTTTGGCAAACGTTTGGTTGGAGAGCAGAAACAAGGGCACCATGCGACTGTATACTCAGCTATGTTCTACTACAGAATATGATCATCATGGCCACCTAGAGGTAACAttagaaaacacaaacatctgGTCTCATTTTAAGGGCAACACTAACCTAAATCTGCCTTCATAACAGGATCGTGACATTAGATTATTGGCACAATAACTATAATTAACATAAATTATGATGGTATTATGCAGACAGACATCTAATCCACAGGGATCTGGTAACTGCACACTATACATATGTCTGATAACAGCAGCCTACATAATAATCCTATTCAAATTTTCAACTGCAGTTGTTGTGTTCCCAGcactattttgttttttcagttttcataCTACATTACAGCTATGTTGCATTATACATTTTATGGTGCTGGATATTTCCTACACATGAAAAACTCTCGACATTGCACATAGTGTACGAGTTAATGCTAGAAACTGGTATGTAAAACAAACTGAGCAAAAGGTGAAATCATTAAATGCAGAAAACAGCTGCACACTGTATGACTAAGGCAGGAAAAAGAGAACATAAGCAGATTAAGTATCACTAAACATTGTTCAGAAATAGAAGCCGTTTCCCATGCATCATGTTATAACTGGAACACCCCCCATTTGGAAATGTTGTCATCTGGAAGCTTACCAAGCAAAATGAATAAGTCCTATTGTTTAAATGAGCACATTGGCTGAAAGTAGACAAGCATACCTATGTTTTGatgtatatatgttgtatgACAAGGAAAGATTGTGGGCATAAGAGCAAGCTATAGAGAATGGactaagatgatttttttaagaCTCCGTGCTCTAGCGATGACCACCCACTGTAAGTCACGCAAAACACACCCATTATAAACTTCCTGAAATGAAcactaaacttaaacttaaTTTTCATGAAAACTgttaaagatatcaaactgataaGATAGAGCCTAATAGCTGAAGTTTTTGCGAATGGTTTCAAGTTTGATTggtgtctgtaggtgaaagtctGAAGTAGAAGTAGCATTTTAAAGTAGTAGTAGGCTTTTGCGCCTTTAAtgtttgataggacagctaggtgagataGGGGTGCGAGAGGGGGAAGttatgcaggaaattgtcacaggttggatttgatccctggacctctgcgctgaggcataaacctctcagtatgtgagcgcctgctctaccactggtCCAACCCAGCCACTGCTCAATTACtttaattgtaaaaaataaaaatatatgtaaaagcttaatattttaaaaagtataaatagcagatcaaatgttgaaaaagtgccATCATGTGcttaaagagctgaacattttgatatgtgaatgttttttgtagCTGAACGTATGCAGGAGTTAAAGGCGACCAAAGAAAGTTGAAGAATCCGATAACAATactgtgaatgctgctgaatcagcattcacacaatggTAGTATTCCATGCCTGAAGCATGTCTTTCATGTGCTCTGCAAATTTTGGCGCAACAAATACCCAACTTAAAGCTATTTCCAGCTGTCATAGTCAACTGTGGTATGCCTGCACTTAAGCTGGTGAGGGAAGCATTATCTGATTATATTTTCTAAATTGTAGCCTCAGAGTTAATAGTCAACGTTCCAAGCTACTTGGCATGAAATTGCGCTGTTGGTAGAGCTGAAGGTGCTCTGTTCTGCTAGAAAAACCGGGGGAAGGTGTGGAGGGGCGTTGATGTTCGCTCCTAAAACCCCCTACATtaccctctgaggacaaaagactCACCGGCAAATCCAAGGGATGTCTTCAcaacactcctactcaaaaagagATTTTACAAATTTCCTTTTAGACATTTATTCACTATTTCATTGATATGTTACGCtaccttttttttaacccaagacttttgtaaactaatttcaagcaccaaaacaatcaAGTGTAGgtttgttttcacaagagatttgagaaatttcaaaaagcaaacTTAAGCTTTTCAGCTTTCGGTCCAAATCATCTCTTCACATGTTGGTCTGGAACAAATTTGGGTCCCACTagacagaaagctgagtttgtcctgaacattttgatatgaaacacatgtgaatcagttatatgcaaatacaattaaaaggtgaatttaagaagatatgtaaaaatgcccttagaccgcAGAAGGCCTCTGAATTTATGTAGGCTCATGATGTCATGGAAACTAGATGCCAGGTGTGTGTAGGTTTATGCATAACCCCAGAAATGAATTGCACCTGTCTGCTTagacaaaaagaaacatttccTTTACATATACATTTCTGCAACAGAGTCCTATTTCACTGTGCTGTGTCCACAGCCTCATGGTTATAGAATGACAACAGTTAgcttgtctagtaatttgatcCCCTGGTCTGTGGTACTTTAGCCGTTTAGAAATAATGAGGTTGCTCCTAATAACTTGTTGAGGTGGCTTACTTTGATACGAGTTTAGTGAATTAAAACGTTAAACTGATTCGGCCTGCTGTAATATTTGCAACAGATGGCGTTAATCATGTTGATCTATAATATTTTGAGTGCTCCTCCCATTTCTGAAGAATGTTTGGTGTGAATGTTACAGATTTGgagattttgtttgtgttgatttttttattgtggTTGAAATTTCAAACACACTCCATGCATCATTAACTATGATTAATGAACATCCTGACATTGAATATGGAGTATTTGATTAATCAATATGTACGTGGCTTTGCCATGACATAGCATCATGGTATgtgttaaccctcctgttgtcctcaggtcaaatttgatccGTTTTTagagtttctacatcagaaatttgggtttctttcaaccaatttGCCCAAAAGTAACAGATGGTTCCAtaaacgctcttcacaagtaaaagtaaGGATCAGTTCAATACTATCATtgacttttgggtgttttaataaattttcgaataaactttgacagtctgtgattatccataaaCATCCTATCAatcataataatgtatactttctgcatttttttaacTCTAAAATTAGATAAAATTTCAGAGAGGATAcatgaggtttattgactatAACATCCAAAAATGAGTTTAAAAATAGTGGTAAGAAGTTGGTGTAAGTGTATACTGGTGATAGTGGAAAGAAAGCACAGAAAACGTTGAAAAAtgctacaaaaacattttaaaaaaaatgttaattttgacatGGGAGGACAACAATGGAGTTAGTTAACTGACCAGTCTTTTTTCTATAATACACTATGTGCTTGTGGTTTAAATATGGTCTAAATCTAGTCTATATGTAGATGTAGGTACAATAAGTAGTTCCTTTATTCCTAATTATTATAGGACAAGCCCATTAAATAGCATATTCTGGTTATGTGACACAGAATTTCCAAAGATCTTTTTACCACTGCAACCCTGACAGATTCCATGTCCCAATACAGAGTATTTTAGGTTCAGTTGTACATTTGGTGGCTTATAGTAGTGTGTATAAATTAACAAGTATTAAAATCTTTATGGAGTTTTTGCAttcttttaaactttttgtatttttagtgGGTGTGGGTGATGTTTCAGAGTATGTTTATTGCCCTCCACTGTTAATGTGACCATGCCTGATGCTTCCATATTTTCATCCTCCTAAAGCAGCGGCCATGTTTGAGCATCACTATCTATTCATTCACTGTTCATATGAATGctaaaacattcaaataaaaaaacacaaattgatTTGgctcttgtttttcttttgcatcgcTGTTTTAAAGTGTGAAAAGACAAATACTAAATATATACTACATTACATTTGCATTGTCAAGTTGTTACAGTCTGATGTACTTTGTCTCCCTCATGTGGTCGAAAGGACAAACAATCTTACATCATTATTCACAGTGCAGTGTGGATCTGATGACAAAGAACTTCCAAACGCTGCATACATGAAAAGACCATTTTTTAAAGTAGATATAATGATAAGTGATAGTAGCGATAGCACTGGTGTAATTAATTACTTTAATGATGTCTGCATTCCATTCAGGGGAGTCAGTTCCAGACACCTGGCATTGGGCATGCTGGCCCACTACTAATgttattaattacacctgtgTATTCCCAGctttgacaagtcaaaatgtctgctgtgaaaaaaaaaaaactacttttctCCACAAATGATCGGTTGATACATCTGTATTGAGGACTACTGTATGCAGAGAATATTTGTGTCTTGGAGTAATTTATAAAGGCACAACTGCAAGAGGACCCTAGGCTACTGCATATCTCTTCCTAACTCTGCAGTTCCTGTTTCGGAATAGACTACATAAGCTTCCCTAAAATGTGTTGAAAAAACCCTTTTACTTGCCTGGAGAAGTTAGGCAGAAACTAGTTAGAAATTAAGCTGTAACAACTCAAATGAGGTCAACATCTACGTGAGGCCTATAGGTGTGTACTAGAGTGCGGTTCGGGCCACAtgtttctgtccgagcccggccctagtccgacagagcagtaaccgaacctgtcaggcattaagatatttatgtccgagcccgacacggttaaaatctctttttttttctcatgctaatgacacatgtacgtctgtttgtgtggaaagcccacttttattaagcaacagcaacttcggaaatgtcaacagatgagggcaacaagcgcacgttaaaaCAGGCGAGCAAAAGAGGCCCAATCACATATTATCGCACTGATGTGACCGAACCCgaacataatttctaaatatctgtccgaacccgacCCGGCCGTATCCATCCTCTATTGTGTATGGCCGGGGCCGGGGTGTatggttaataaaaaaaaatcgatacctGTACAGATACCAACACGTGAATTCCATACCGCTTGCTGAAAATACTTTTTCCAATACCattttttaaaatccattttaacaaaaagaaattacaacattacggcacaaatcttttcatTAATTTTTCAGCTCCTGCTCTGAGCCCTGCCTCTGTGTCTCCTCctccaggaggaggagggttttTAGGATATTAATGACTAttacagattttttattttttttatttataaagcttatactaaaaaaaacatactttcaTCACCAAGGTAAATccacataatacacacaattGCATAGTATAAACTTATTAATAACACAGTTAAGTCAGCAacaaaaaatgaacattttcTAATCACCTATATAGGACAATTTAGCTATTTAAATACTTGAAGATATCTAAGGATACTAATAACACTGGCTAATTCCAAACCGGAAGTTTGAATGCTACAATTCATAATCTTGAAATTATGAGAAGAAATGTTATAACTTTTATCTGGGGACCTGTAACAGGGAAATAACAGAATCTTATTTTGTGTGAATCTAATGGTGTTGCATGACTAGAAAGTATGCAATGGATGGTTTGTAACTGTATGAGAGAGATGAGAGTTTATAACATTGATAAGTCAAAGGGAAGGGAAAATGGGTTCTGACCAAGTTTGATGCATGGCCAAAAGGAGCCAAGGACAGGGGTTAATTAAGGGGGTGTTTTGCTGACTTCCTGCTGCTTAAACTCAGTACATCAGTTTATGCAAAGTTCAATATGGAGTATTTGATTAGCAATGAGGTGGTGTATCCAATCTGTAAAGTCAAAGCTAATGTTAAGAGGACAAAAAGGAGAATCCCATTGtgaataaaataagataagagaACAACAGTCCTTTCCACCAATCTGGTAAGTGATGAGAAACAGATATGGTGCGATTGGTTCCACTGGGGTGAAGTTTAGAGTCCTGGTCAAACACAGGTACTCCGAGGaattaaaaaagttatagttagGCAATCTTCATAAGCTACAGTCCTaccacaagttttatttttatgtaatgcATAACCAATATCAATACCAGGATCACGGTTGAATATATGGAATAAAATtatctcaaactttttttggtATAATTGAACATAGAGAATCAAATTTAAAACCGTACTACAACAGAAAGAAGAGagtgtgtttttcaaatttACAAAATTATTCACAATAAGAACTGGATGAAAGGGAAGACAGAAGCCAAATGGATCAATATGGAAGATAAAATGGCTGTGATAACAATTAGAACATTagcatttataaaaaataatctttcaaATGTTTACCAAATATTGCAAAAAGACCACCATTGCTCAAGGAAACTTTAAAGGAAAGTTTATTATCCCTGAGGGGCAATTTACATCCAGTAGTTTTACACACCAGACAAGCAAGCTTTGTAAAAAAGACACATTGAGacagtaaaaacaacaaatggaGCATTAACATTAACATCAAAAAGTCTatcaaaatataaattaaacataaaagtACCTTACTTTGTTTAAAAGGCCAATAGCTGTTGGAATAAATTCATTCTTAAGCCTACTGGTCCTGCAAGTAGGCAGACTATATTTACAGCCGGACGGAAGCAACTTCTTTTCATTAAAAAGAGGATTGGTTTGTTCCCTTTTTCCccaatttgtttttctttttgttgatggtttttatgttttttccttcttcatCCGTCGTCTtagctttctttgatttcttctgCTTTGGGCCGACCTTGGACGCTGAGGCACTGGTTGGCAGTTGCCTTTTGGCTGCTTTGGGGACAGCACTGGTGTTTGGCCTGTTTGGGGCTGCAGGCTGCTCTTTGTCACGCTGCAAAATGTATCTCTGAGCGGGTTCCATATTGGGACCTGGGTTGCTGGTTCTCCGGATGAAGTCGACATAGCTGTGTAAAAAGGTTAGAGTGGTGGCTTTTAATGTCTGCCAATGCTACTAACACCAAGATGCACTGCAATTCACTAATGCATTCTATCATAcctgattattttctcattcTTCGACTCGTACAGATCCTCTAATTTCATCGATCTGTAAAGACCAAAGCCCACAAGGGCCTTTCCTTCTTGGCCTGGCTTGAGGGAtctctttttggctttttccattTCTTGAAAAAATTTGACTTCTTCCCAAGCCTGAGGGTTAGCTTTCGAGTATTTGGTTAAGGAATCCtataaaaaaagggggaaaaaaagttattattaatGGTATATgattcatttaaattaaaaactattTGTCCCTAAAATAGCAATTTGAGACAAATACACATAAACAATACCAATACACAGATACACCAGCAAATAATGAAAATGTCGAAATACTTTCAATAGAACAAAGATAATATAAAGTCACCAATATTCTCTGATCTACTTTTGGAGCAGTCTCACATGGTCCCGCTCTACTGTGAGGTGATTAGCTagtcctaaccctaacctcttTGTCCTCGTTGTTCTCTTTGACCCAAACCGTGTCAGACGTTGATGTAACAACGTGACAAGTATTAGCCAATCACAGCAAAGACGGCTGGACTATAATAAAATTGTGCTTTCCAGCAATGTGTATATCAAGTGGCAACATATAGTGCTGAAAAATGAAGCTAcggataaaaaaaatgaatgaatacccgttttgaataatttaagacctagaacacaatgctttttaaggcctaaaattttgattttttaaattttatactttttaagaccctgcagaaaccctggGATATTCGTTCAATGGGTAGGTATTCAATTTTAAATTTAGGGATTCGaatattctttcttttttacgtGCACGCAGGCCGAAATTCACTGTGGTGTTCGCTACATGTCCACTAGCCGCTGGCTAATATCTGTAGCGCTATGTCGTCCATCTCAGCTAATAAAGGAGAAATGTTGAGTTACAAGTGAGCAGTCTGTAGCAGCCTGGTGTCGTTTTCAGGCCATTTGATGAAGGTTAAGTTAGCACGACCGTTCATAACACTAATGTTCTAGTGAGGCACCGGCTGGCTAAgcattcattcacacacactgcgCCGGTCGTGACTCAGACagaatatgctttttttttgttgcagtacCTTGTTGGCCATCTGCCCGCTGCGACACACTGTTTCTTTTCGCTGCTGCTGGTGATTAGCCACGATGAAACCGATGTAGTTCAGGTCATTCTCCAACAGCCATTTGAAGGTTTCACCTTTGTACTTGCCAAACTCAATCTTACGACTGCTCAGAATGGGGTCCTTCTTTTTAGCCTTCAGCCCTTTCCCGCCAGCCGCACGATTCTTATGGACGGTAGGTTTACCTTTCTAAAGAAGgcacattaaaacatttttaatgatCACTATATTAAAAAGGGAGACTTTGAATGTCATTGTGTGTTGAACTTACATCCACAGGGGCTTTGATTTTTGGAGCTGCAGAGAAAGATAATAGGGTGGGGAAAGGCCAATATAAGACAGTTGGTATAAACATTGTAACCCTTTACATTGTGCCAATTACACTGTGACatcaatatacacacactactGATCTGCGGTATTGACTTTACTACACCAATTTTGCAAAAATGACTACCATGGTGTAGTAACTCATAGAAATCTCCTCTGTGGACTAGACAGTGGAGACATTTTGAAGTCCAATCTTTGGGATTTTCATGGTTTTGATGCGTTGACACCCATCTGCAAGCTTGTCGTGCTGAACATTGACAATCTGTCAGTAGTTTCTAAACTCTGCCTCGGTTGTCCgtcaactctgtgtgtgtgtgtcgtaaaTTGTTTTTTATGACGAAAACAGGAAAAGCTGCTGTTTTTTGATAAAAACTATCGTTTAGGCTTACATGGGTGGGTTTATATCCCTTGGTTAATTAACAATTAAATGTAGGCTTCATGAAATGTGTGGaatttgttggttttttttacactgacTGGATATGGCTTTTTCTGTATTATCCGTACTTGAGTGAAAATAATTGCACAGAAGCAATGTGTCCATTCTGTCCCATAACAAGTCAATTGGGGTGGACAAATGGGTCAGACTCAGGGCTTACATGCTGAGAAGCATCACAAGCTTGTTGCTGTTCTGACAGCCGTCAGACTCTGATGACTGCCACAAAGTTGCCACTGAGGTGCCGATGCCACTCGGAAGATCCCGGCCCTACTAAAAGGATACTGCTACCACCACAAGTCAGACAAACTAGATTGAGGATAGGTTTTGGAATGTATGCCGTTAATGTTTGGGAGCTGAGATTTATACCTCAAAAGACACTGCATATAGTCAACCATGTCTGCTGCCTTGTGTGGAAgccaggaaaataaaaaaaaagaaatatgaacTCTCTCCGGAAACGTTCCGGCAGACTAAATTGACGATAATGTGGTTCACGAAACGTTGTTTGAGGGTTAAGTAGCGCCTCGGTCCTAGCCGCATCACTGTCGTGCCAATAATGACGTTTAATCAAACCCTCTtgtgtaatattgcttaattGAGATCCATCTCATCATCGGGTAAATTCTCTGTAACCATAGACATAAAACAATAGAGGTGACATGTAATTCTGACTTGCCATTCCAGGATGAAACCATATGGCGGCCATCTTATCTGGGTTTTAGAATTGCTTCAATTGGAAGCTATGGTGAAAGAGGCTCAAAGTAATGCACGTAAGACAACTGTGTATGTCTACAATGAACCAAAAAACTAAGATTTGGGTGGAATTTTAATTATTATAGCTCCAAGAGAACAAATGTTTGCGTTTAATCATGAAGATAATCTCATAATTCACAACAATAATTGtgcaatcattttatttttccaatTTTGCCTGAACTTAATGTAATCACTTCTTTGCTATTTTGAATGCTTGA
The Perca fluviatilis chromosome 9, GENO_Pfluv_1.0, whole genome shotgun sequence genome window above contains:
- the LOC120564876 gene encoding uncharacterized protein LOC120564876, which codes for MSRKTNKEALKNVLQDLSKDKFSEFCHRLRDRRRKPRVSYSDVEDKNVLQITDLMVSFFTESKVLQVARDLLRQIKCNQEAETLSPKIKAPVDKGKPTVHKNRAAGGKGLKAKKKDPILSSRKIEFGKYKGETFKWLLENDLNYIGFIVANHQQQRKETVCRSGQMANKDSLTKYSKANPQAWEEVKFFQEMEKAKKRSLKPGQEGKALVGFGLYRSMKLEDLYESKNEKIISYVDFIRRTSNPGPNMEPAQRYILQRDKEQPAAPNRPNTSAVPKAAKRQLPTSASASKVGPKQKKSKKAKTTDEEGKNIKTINKKKNKLGKKGTNQSSF